A genomic region of Paramormyrops kingsleyae isolate MSU_618 chromosome 19, PKINGS_0.4, whole genome shotgun sequence contains the following coding sequences:
- the LOC111844463 gene encoding homeobox protein six1b-like, translating to MSMLPSFGFTQEQVACVCEVLQQGGNLERLGRFLWSLPACDHLHKNESVLKAKAVVAFHRGNFRELYKILESHQFSPHNHPKLQQLWLKAHYVEAEKLRGRPLGAVGKYRVRRKFPLPRTIWDGEETSYCFKEKSRGVLREWYTHNPYPSPREKRELAEATGLTTTQVSNWFKNRRQRDRAAEAKERENNENNSGNNKQNQLSPLDGGKSLMSSSEDEFSPPQSPDQNNVLLLQGNMSHPGASPYQLAGLSAAHSVHGIPGHAHQLQDSLLGPLTSSLVDLGS from the exons ATGTCAATGTTGCCTTCTTTTGGGTTTACCCAGGAGCAAGTGGCGTGCGTTTGCGAGGTGCTGCAACAAGGTGGGAACCTAGAGAGACTGGGACGCTTCCTCTGGTCTCTCCCGGCCTGTGATCATCTGCACAAGAACGAGAGCGTCCTCAAAGCTAAGGCCGTAGTGGCTTTTCACCGGGGGAACTTCAGGGAGCTGTACAAGATCCTCGAAAGCCACCAGTTCTCGCCGCACAACCACCCGAAGCTGCAGCAGTTATGGCTAAAAGCGCACTACGTGGAAGCGGAGAAGCTGAGGGGCAGACCGCTGGGCGCGGTGGGGAAGTACAGGGTCCGCAGAAAATTCCCACTGCCCCGTACCATCTGGGACGGCGAGGAAACCAGTTACTGCTTTAAGGAGAAGTCTCGGGGAGTTCTCCGGGAATGGTACACCCACAACCCGTATCCCTCCCCCAGGGAGAAGAGAGAGTTGGCCGAAGCCACCGGACTAACCACCACCCAAGTTAGCAACTGGTTTAAAAACCGAAGGCAGAGGGATCGAGCCGCCGAAGCCAAAGAGAG AGAAAACAACGAAAACAACTCCggcaacaacaaacagaacCAGTTATCCCCTCTGGACGGCGGCAAGTCCCTGATGTCCAGTTCGGAAGACGAGTTCTCACCCCCGCAGAGCCCGGACCAGAACAACGTGCTTCTGCTGCAGGGAAACATGAGCCACCCCGGCGCTTCCCCTTACCAGCTAGCCGGCCTCAGCGCCGCACACTCCGTACATGGCATCCCGGGACACGCGCACCAGCTTCAGGATTCATTACTGGGACCGTTAACTTCCAGCCTTGTGGATCTCGGTTCATAA
- the LOC111844458 gene encoding homeobox protein SIX4-like isoform X1 — protein MSSSTSEVIHLNEIKKESVRVDRRGSAKPLALGSVEFSAERPVADAAPSELMESAPLLAFSPDQVACVCEALQQGGNVDRLARFLWSLPQSDLLRGNESILKAQALVAFHQARYQELYCILESHSFSPANHSALQDIWYKARYSEAEKARGRPLGAVDKYRLRRKYPLPRTIWDGEETVYCFKERSRNALKEMYKQNRYPSPAEKRNLAKITGLSLTQVSNWFKNRRQRDRNPSEAQSKSESDGNHSTEDEASKGQDDLSPRSLSSGSSGGAPVVQQIGDMGAAPGRGGAQHFSGNLSAGSTTFFNSASCLQPNGGFLLGSFGLGNPPLTFNPLAPPPGPLLGDHSENAELQPAHERSLAAAPPVYPPFPLCSNGLEVKLEGVPGGAGPAMVTLAPTLGPLHLSPNLGHTPSTNDSQSQLNVHESVPPLQLPPTAVAPSHAAVPLHSADSAPGGNSMYCSLSLPLATQTSVKQEPGEAGLYGFPGGLRMDRSDQLAYSAPLLPSSAPPNAGEAPPCSTAAASPRSEPRAYPSPPVPTTPGGDSRPPPAPHGHSFTSTMQQDFLPGQGNSDAAHGGDRTRVMCLEVEPKEKELSKLHRVPLEEHVRDL, from the exons atgtcttcGTCCACAAGCGAAGTCATTCATTTAAATGAGATCAAGAAGGAAAGCGTGCGGGTAGACAGACGAGGGAGTGCCAAGCCACTGGCGCTGGGCTCGGTGGAGTTCAGTGCGGAGCGTCCCGTTGCCGACGCAGCCCCGTCTGAACTTATGGAGAGCGCGCCTTTGCTGGCGTTCTCCCCCGATCAAGTGGCGTGTGTCTGCGAAGCTCTGCAGCAGGGTGGCAACGTGGACCGCTTGGCCAGATTCTTATGGTCATTACCACAGAGTGACTTGCTACGCGGTAACGAAAGCATCTTAAAAGCGCAGGCTCTCGTGGCTTTCCATCAGGCTCGCTATCAGGAGCTCTACTGTATCCTAGAGAGCCACAGCTTCAGCCCGGCAAACCACTCCGCGCTCCAGGATATATGGTACAAGGCGAGGTACAGCGAGGCGGAGAAGGCTCGAGGCAGACCCCTGGGCGCCGTGGATAAATACCGCCTGCGTCGGAAGTACCCCTTGCCTCGAACTATCTGGGATGGAGAAGAAACAGTATATTGTTTCAAGGAACGATCCCGGAATGCACTGAAGGAGATGTACAAGCAGAATAGGTATCCCTCGCCGGCCGAGAAGAGGAATCTCGCCAAAATCACGGGACTATCGCTGACTCAGGTCAGCAACTGGTTTAAAAACcggagacagagggacagaaaCCCGTCCGAAGCGCAGTCAAAGAG TGAATCTGATGGCAACCACAGCACTGAGGATGAGGCCAGCAAGGGCCAGGATGATCTCTCCCCCCGGTCCCTCTCCAGCGGCTCCAGCGGGGGGGCGCCGGTCGTTCAGCAGATCGGCGACATGGGGGCCGCCCCGGGCCGTGGGGGTGCCCAGCACTTCAGCGGGAACCTCTCCGCTGGCAGCACCACGTTTTTCAATAGTGCCTCCTGCCTCCAGCCCAATGGCGGCTTCCTCCTGGGTAGCTTTGGCCTGGGGAACCCGCCTCTGACCTTTAACCCCTTAGCCCCGCCCCCAGGGCCGCTGCTGGGGGATCACAGTGAGAATGCCGAGCTGCAGCCCGCCCACGAGCGGTCCCTGGCTGCTGCCCCCCCGGTgtacccccccttccctctATGTTCGAATGGCTTGGAGGTGAAGCTGGAGGGGGTCCCAGGAGGGGCGGGCCCCGCCATGGTCACCCTGGCCCCCACCCTTGGGCCGCTGCACCTTAGCCCCAACCTGGGCCACACCCCCAGCACCAatgacagccaatcacagctcaACGTTCATGAGAGTGTCCCACCTCTACAATTGCCACCCACTGCTGTGGCGCCCTCTCATG CTGCGGTTCCCCTCCATAGTGCTGACAGTGCCCCCGGTGGCAACTCCATGTACTGCAGCCTGTCCCTGCCTCTTGCAACGCAGACCTCAGTCAAGCAAGAGCCGGGAGAGGCTGGCCTTTACGGCTTCCCTGGGGGGCTTCGCATGGACCGGAGTGACCAGCTGGCCTACTCTGCTCCCCTTCTTCCCTCATCTGCCCCCCCAAACGCCGGGGAGGCCCCACCCTGCAGCACGGCGGCGGCGTCCCCTCGCTCCGAGCCACGGGCCTACCCGTCCCCTCCGGTGCCCACCACACCTGGCGGGgacagccgcccccccccagccccgcacGGCCATTCGTTCACCTCCACCATGCAGCAGGACTTCCTGCCCGGACAGGGCAACTCAGACGCGGCTCATGGGGGGGACAGAACCAGGGTCATGTGCCTGGAAGTGGAGCCAAAAGAAAAGGAGCTCAGCAAACTGCACCGCGTGCCACTGGAGGAGCATGtgcgtgacctttga
- the LOC111844458 gene encoding homeobox protein SIX4-like isoform X2: MSSSTSEVIHLNEIKKESVRVDRRGSAKPLALGSVEFSAERPVADAAPSELMESAPLLAFSPDQVACVCEALQQGGNVDRLARFLWSLPQSDLLRGNESILKAQALVAFHQARYQELYCILESHSFSPANHSALQDIWYKARYSEAEKARGRPLGAVDKYRLRRKYPLPRTIWDGEETVYCFKERSRNALKEMYKQNRYPSPAEKRNLAKITGLSLTQVSNWFKNRRQRDRNPSEAQSKSESDGNHSTEDEASKGQDDLSPRSLSSGSSGGAPVVQQIGDMGAAPGRGGAQHFSGNLSAGSTTFFNSASCLQPNGGFLLGSFGLGNPPLTFNPLAPPPGPLLGDHSENAELQPAHERSLAAAPPVYPPFPLCSNGLEVKLEGVPGGAGPAMVTLAPTLGPLHLSPNLGHTPSTNDSQSQLNVHESVPPLQLPPTAVAPSHARRQAVS; this comes from the exons atgtcttcGTCCACAAGCGAAGTCATTCATTTAAATGAGATCAAGAAGGAAAGCGTGCGGGTAGACAGACGAGGGAGTGCCAAGCCACTGGCGCTGGGCTCGGTGGAGTTCAGTGCGGAGCGTCCCGTTGCCGACGCAGCCCCGTCTGAACTTATGGAGAGCGCGCCTTTGCTGGCGTTCTCCCCCGATCAAGTGGCGTGTGTCTGCGAAGCTCTGCAGCAGGGTGGCAACGTGGACCGCTTGGCCAGATTCTTATGGTCATTACCACAGAGTGACTTGCTACGCGGTAACGAAAGCATCTTAAAAGCGCAGGCTCTCGTGGCTTTCCATCAGGCTCGCTATCAGGAGCTCTACTGTATCCTAGAGAGCCACAGCTTCAGCCCGGCAAACCACTCCGCGCTCCAGGATATATGGTACAAGGCGAGGTACAGCGAGGCGGAGAAGGCTCGAGGCAGACCCCTGGGCGCCGTGGATAAATACCGCCTGCGTCGGAAGTACCCCTTGCCTCGAACTATCTGGGATGGAGAAGAAACAGTATATTGTTTCAAGGAACGATCCCGGAATGCACTGAAGGAGATGTACAAGCAGAATAGGTATCCCTCGCCGGCCGAGAAGAGGAATCTCGCCAAAATCACGGGACTATCGCTGACTCAGGTCAGCAACTGGTTTAAAAACcggagacagagggacagaaaCCCGTCCGAAGCGCAGTCAAAGAG TGAATCTGATGGCAACCACAGCACTGAGGATGAGGCCAGCAAGGGCCAGGATGATCTCTCCCCCCGGTCCCTCTCCAGCGGCTCCAGCGGGGGGGCGCCGGTCGTTCAGCAGATCGGCGACATGGGGGCCGCCCCGGGCCGTGGGGGTGCCCAGCACTTCAGCGGGAACCTCTCCGCTGGCAGCACCACGTTTTTCAATAGTGCCTCCTGCCTCCAGCCCAATGGCGGCTTCCTCCTGGGTAGCTTTGGCCTGGGGAACCCGCCTCTGACCTTTAACCCCTTAGCCCCGCCCCCAGGGCCGCTGCTGGGGGATCACAGTGAGAATGCCGAGCTGCAGCCCGCCCACGAGCGGTCCCTGGCTGCTGCCCCCCCGGTgtacccccccttccctctATGTTCGAATGGCTTGGAGGTGAAGCTGGAGGGGGTCCCAGGAGGGGCGGGCCCCGCCATGGTCACCCTGGCCCCCACCCTTGGGCCGCTGCACCTTAGCCCCAACCTGGGCCACACCCCCAGCACCAatgacagccaatcacagctcaACGTTCATGAGAGTGTCCCACCTCTACAATTGCCACCCACTGCTGTGGCGCCCTCTCATG CTAGGAGGCAAGCCGTcagttag